A section of the Engystomops pustulosus chromosome 3, aEngPut4.maternal, whole genome shotgun sequence genome encodes:
- the PET117 gene encoding protein PET117 homolog, mitochondrial yields MSTRSKVVLGISVVLSVGTVVGVHLKQNLDRERLRLGVVHDIERQKRKEENLRLLQEQIELTKQLESEREKIFLREASNRS; encoded by the exons ATGTCTACCCGGTCTAAGGTGGTCCTGGGTATCTCGGTGGTCCTGTCTGTCGGTACCGTGGTTGGGGTGCACTTGAAGCAGAATTTGGATAGAGAG aggCTGCGTTTGGGTGTCGTCCATGATATTGAAAGACAAAAACGAAAGGAAGAAAATTTGCGCCTTTTGCAGGAGCAGATTGAGTTAACCAAGCAGTTGGAGTCTGAACGAGAGAAGATTTTTTTGCGTGAAGCATCAAATAGATCTTAA